A genomic segment from Candidatus Brocadia sinica JPN1 encodes:
- a CDS encoding DUF1566 domain-containing protein — translation MAEIIMQRKYKQDIPNKEKSQHHSTNRKRMPYLISSIFIPIIIGLVVMIIVNNEVTIFRLKRTADTENSTIIKTIFRNKPEKGLSPEIVQIVLKDKGLFDSRRNSSIQGFSHEFQVQDGGTAVYDHASSLLWQQSGSQGEMNYEETKSYISKLNHEQFAGYHDWRLPTLEEAMSLMEPTKKNGDLHIDQIFDPCQVRIWTSDFRRDSMSWVVRFDSGYCDYVYNDGNIKYSVRALRRR, via the coding sequence GCAGAAATAATAATGCAAAGAAAGTATAAGCAAGACATCCCAAATAAAGAAAAATCTCAACACCATTCAACAAACAGGAAAAGGATGCCGTATTTGATCTCCAGCATTTTTATTCCTATAATAATTGGTTTGGTTGTAATGATAATAGTGAATAATGAAGTTACCATTTTCAGGCTAAAGAGAACCGCAGATACTGAAAATTCAACGATTATCAAAACAATATTCCGCAACAAGCCCGAAAAGGGATTATCACCTGAAATAGTACAGATCGTGCTGAAAGATAAGGGTCTCTTCGATTCCCGAAGGAATTCTTCCATCCAGGGTTTTTCTCATGAGTTTCAAGTTCAAGATGGAGGAACGGCTGTTTATGATCATGCAAGTAGTTTACTGTGGCAGCAATCAGGTTCCCAAGGAGAGATGAATTATGAAGAAACAAAGAGCTATATTTCCAAACTGAACCATGAACAATTTGCCGGTTATCATGACTGGCGTTTACCGACCTTAGAAGAAGCTATGTCTTTGATGGAGCCAACAAAGAAGAATGGTGATTTACATATTGACCAAATATTTGACCCATGTCAGGTGAGGATTTGGACGTCTGATTTCAGAAGAGATTCGATGTCCTGGGTTGTCAGGTTTGATTCGGGCTATTGCGACTACGTCTATAATGATGGCAATATCAAATACTCAGTTCGTGCCCTTCGGAGAAGATAA